The following proteins are encoded in a genomic region of Cyclonatronum proteinivorum:
- a CDS encoding glycosyltransferase family 2 protein, protein MANTSPSNFPLVSCLMVTANRRKLGARAVRCFEQQTYAAKELVIIDDGDQDYSALFNNLPPAQVRYIRDVPKGLVLGSLRNLALEAAAGEYLIQWDDDDWYHPERIQVQAQILARGYDACCLSTSLMHINEPAFRDAPFTGSLPDGIPGSIMHRRSTDIRYPETRKAEDTHYLQSWMKRRYYKLPETYAHLFMRCYHGDNTWALTHFRRRLRNSLPNALRYYWYSLIRNDLRKHPAFRLSAANREAFKSYKELSESLGLL, encoded by the coding sequence ATGGCAAATACATCTCCTTCAAATTTCCCTCTTGTCAGCTGTCTGATGGTTACGGCCAACCGCAGGAAGCTCGGGGCAAGAGCGGTACGGTGTTTTGAACAACAAACCTATGCTGCAAAGGAGCTTGTGATTATTGACGACGGGGATCAGGATTATTCCGCGCTGTTCAACAACCTGCCGCCTGCACAGGTTCGCTACATACGGGATGTCCCCAAAGGCCTGGTGCTGGGCAGTCTGCGCAACCTGGCGCTCGAAGCCGCAGCCGGTGAATATCTGATTCAGTGGGACGACGACGACTGGTATCACCCTGAACGCATTCAGGTGCAGGCACAAATTCTGGCGCGCGGTTACGACGCCTGCTGTCTCAGCACTTCACTCATGCACATCAATGAACCTGCTTTTCGAGACGCACCCTTCACGGGTTCACTGCCGGATGGCATTCCGGGTAGTATCATGCACCGGCGTAGTACTGATATTCGCTATCCCGAAACCCGCAAAGCTGAAGACACCCACTACCTTCAGTCCTGGATGAAACGCCGCTATTATAAACTGCCTGAAACCTACGCGCACCTGTTCATGCGCTGCTACCATGGCGATAACACCTGGGCACTCACGCACTTCCGCCGACGTCTGCGCAACAGCCTGCCCAACGCCCTTCGCTACTACTGGTACAGCCTGATCAGAAATGACCTTCGGAAACATCCCGCTTTCCGCCTTTCCGCGGCGAATCGCGAAGCCTTCAAATCCTATAAGGAGCTGTCCGAATCGCTCGGGCTGCTCTGA